TCCGGGCGCTGCGCGAGAGGCTGATGCAGCCTTCGAGTCTCGCCATGCTCCCCCAATTGCTCGAAACGGCCTACCGGAGCGTCGAGACCGACCTGCCCTTCGACCAGATCCTGCGCTACGCCCTCTGGGCCAAGGACCTCCAGGCCCAAGATCTGCACATGGCCCTGGTGCCGGGGGCCTTCTCGGGCGATCGCTTCGAGGCGAGCTACTGGCTGCCCGACGAGCACGCGACACGCGCCCTCGCCCGCCGCACCCTCACCGACCAGGGCCCGGCTCCCGTCGTACAGGCCGCTGTCATTGCCCCCGAGGTCAAGGCGGACACTCGGATCTCGGTGCTGAACGGCACCCGCCGCACGGGTCTCGCCAACGAGGCGGCCCACCTGCTTCGGCAGGACGGCTGGACCGTTTGGGTGGTGGGCACCTCGAAGCGTAAGGGGCTCGCCGAGACCGAGATCGCCCCGCAGCGGGGCGAGGAGGCGCTCATCGGCCCCATCGCCCAGACCCTCGGGATCGCGGGCAAGCAGGTGAGCAGTAGCCAGGGCGATGTCACCACCGACTTCACGGTGATCGTCGGGGAGGACTTCGCCGAGGCCCTGAAAGAAACACGCAGCCGGGCTGCGACGAGCCCGGCTGCGACCAAGAGTCAGCGGAACTGACGTGGAAATGGGGAAAGCGTTGATTGCTTTCCCCCTTTCTCATTAGCCCTTGAACTTGTAGCCGATCGCCTTGTAGATCAGCTTGGCCACCAGGAAGTCGGGCCCGTGCAGGGTCTCGATGGGCGCGAGCTCGTTCACGTCCATGCCCACGACCGTCCGGGTCGCGAACAGCTCAGTGAGCGCGAAGCAGGTCTGCTGCCAGCTCAGGCCGCCGGGCTCGGGGGTGCCGGTGCTCGGCATGATCGAGGGGTCGAGGCCGTCCACGTCGATGGTGAGGTAGACGTGCTGGGGCAGCTTCGCGATCGCCGCACGGATCTCGGCCTTCCAGGCCTCCTCAGTGACCATCCGGCTGCCGCCCCAGACCATCGTGATGTTCGACTGGTCCTTGTACCACTCCCACTCTTCGGCCGAGATGTTGCGGATGCCGACCCCCACCGAGTGCACGATCGGGTAGTCGTGGGCGCGGCGCATGGCGCAGGCGTGCGAGTTGGGGTTGTCGTCGTACTGGTCGCGCAGATCGGCGTGGGCGTCGATCTGGAACACGCCGAGCGTCGGGTACTTGGCCATGTAGTGGGGGATGACGGGCGGCATGACCGAGTGGTCGCCGCCGATCAGCACGGGAAACTTGCCGTCTTCGAGCAGCTTGGGCAGGACCCGGTCGATGGTCGACTTGACCGCTTCGAAGGAGGCGAGGGGCGTGTCGAGGGTCTCGGGCTCGATGGTGGCGATCCCGACCTCGCAGGGACTCCAGCCCGCTTCGTGGTCGAAGAGCTCGACTTGCTGCGAGGCTTCGAGCACGGCGCTTGGGCCCTGCGAGGTGCCCGAGCCGTAGGAGACGGCTCCCTCGAAGGGGGTGCCGAAGATCGCCGCGCGGGCGGTGGCGTAGTCGCACTGCTCCGGCGGAAGGCCGTAGAAGCTGGTTTCCAGGTCGGTGGTGGCTTGCATGGAGGTTCCTTCAAGAGGCGAATCGGGGACGAACGACTAGTTTACCACCTCGCCGCCTACCCCCGAGCGCATCTCGCCGTACAGGGAACCGCCGTTTCAGCCGCCCTCGATTCGATCCTTGAGGGCTTTGCCGGGCAAGAAGGTCGGCGTGGCCCTGGGCGGGATCTTGATCGTCTCGCCCGTGCGGGGGTTGCGCCCCTCGCGCTCGGCCCGCTCCCTCACGGCGAAGGTGCCGAAGCCGATGATGGTGACCTTCTCGTCCCGGACCAGCGCCTCACCGATCGCCTCCAGGGCGGCGTTGACCACCGCCTCTGCGGTCTTGCGCGAAGAGTGGGCCCTTTCCGAAACCGCCTGCACCAGATCGTCCTTGTTCAAGTGACACCGCCTTTCGTCGGGCGTGGGCGACCGTCTGGGTCGGATATAGCACACCCCTTCGCGCCGAGTCACCGTCTGAGCGGGCGATACCCCTGGGCCCCGCGCCACCATAGGCTAGATCCGCCCGACTATGATACGATCGAGGCTTGCGCCCCACCCCGACTCGCTTCGACAAGGCCGGTTTTGCCATGACGCTCTTCGACCTCTGTCGCCCGCACGCGACCCTCGCCATAGTCGGCACCGCCAAGAACGCCGGCAAGACGACCTGTCTCAACCACCTCATCGAGCGCTACGAGGCGCTCGGGGTGCGGATGGGGCTGACCTCGGTCGGCCGCGACGGCGAGGACATCGACGCCATCACCGACCGCCCCAAGCCGCGGATCACGCCGCCGCCGGGCACCCTGGTGGCGACGGCCCAGCTTTCGGCCAAGCGCTCGGATGCGCGCCTGCGCGAGATCGCCACCACGCCCTTCCGCACGGCCATCGGGCCGGTGAGTCTCTACGAGGTGCTGAGTACCGGTCAGGTCGAGGTGGCCGGGCCGGTCACGGTCCAGGACACGGTGGCGCTCATCAAGCTCCTGCGCGCGCACGGGGCCAAGCAGGTCTTCGTGGACGGCGCCATCGACCGCCGGGCCTCGGCGTCGAGCGAGGTGGCCGAGGGGGTGGTCCTCGCGACGGGCCTTTCGCTCAGCGAGGACCCCGAGGAGGTTGCCCGCCACACCCTCATGCAGACCCGCTGGCTGAGCCTCGAAGCCTCGCCCTACCCGGATTTGCCCGCGCAGACCGGGGCCCTGACGCGCTCGGGCGAGTTCATCGCCTGGCCTGCAAAGACCGTGATCGAGCAGGGGGAGACCCTGATCCAGTGGCTGCCCGAGGATGCTCGGTGTCTGTCGCTCACCGGGGCCCTGACCGAAGGGGTCGCCAAGAAGCTCGTCCTGGGCCGGGTCGAGGGGCTCGACGTGGTGGTGCCCGACGGCACCCACCTCTTGCTTTCGCCTGATACCTACGACCGGCTCGAGGCGCGGGGGATCCGCTTCTTCGCCTCTCGGCCGGTGCGCCTCGTGGCCGTCACGGTCAATCCCACCAGCCCCTTCGGGGCCGCCGTCTCGCCCGATTCCTTCCTCTCCATGATGCGCGATCGCCTCGCGCCCGTTCCCGTCTTCGACGTGGTCTTCGACCGCGCCGCTGCCCGTCTCTAGCTTAAGGGGGTCACTTCCGGTGCATATCGCCATCGACACGCAGAAAGTCGCCTATGCGCGCGAGCTCGCCCAGCGCATCGCCAAGCCGATGCTGGACTACTTCGGCACGCACTCGACGCTGAGCACGGAGCGCGCCGCGCTCCGCCTGTTCGGCGTGGACGGCGTCGATGAGGACGAGGTGCCCTGGCCCAACCGCGCGGTCGAGGCCCTCAAGGAGCAGGGCCTCTTGGAGCGCGGCGCCTGCTACTGGCTCGGCTTCGCCTGCCTGCTGACCGGCCTGCCTCCCCAGGAGGCGGCGATCGCGATCGCCAAGGGCGAGATCGACTTCACCGCCCCCCTGGATCCGCGCGAGGTCGAGGCCTGGACCGACGCCAAGGCCAAGGTCCTGCTGGATGAGCTGCTCGAAGAGCGGCGCGATCGCCGTGTCAACAAGCGCGAGCACTACGGCATGGGCGGCAAGCCCTGGAAGTACTTGATCGTCGCCACCGGCAACATCTTCGAGGACGTGCCCCAGGCAGTGGCGGCCGCCCGCGCCGGCGCCGACATCATCGCGGTCATCCGCTCGACCGGTCAGTCCCTGATCGACTTCGTGCCCTACGGCACCACCACCGAGGGCACCGGCGGTACCTACGCGACCGGCGCCAACTTCAAGCTGATGCGCGAAGCTCTCGACGAGGTCGGCGAAGAGCTCGGCCGCTACATCATGCTGACCAACTACGCCTCGGGCCTGTGCATGCCCGAGATCTCGGTGCTCGCGGCCCAGCACGGCCTGGACATGCTGCTCAACGACGCCATGTACGGCATCCTCTTCCGCGACATCAACATCTTCCGCACCCTCCTGGACCAGTACTTCTCGCGCCTCATCAACGCCGCGAGCGGCATCATCATCAACACCGGCGAGGACAACTACCTGACCACCGCCGACGCCTTCGAGCAGGGCCACACGGTACTCGCGAGCCAGTTCATCAACGAGCGCTTCGCCCTTGCGGCCGGCATGACCCCCGACCTGATGGGCCTGGGCCACGCCTTCGAGATGAACCCCAAGACTCCCGACGGCCTCAGCTACGAGATCGCCATGGCCCAGCTGGTGCGCCAGGTCTTCCCGGAGGCTCCCCTCAAGTACATGCCGCCCACCAAGCACATCACGGGCGACATCTTCCAGGCCTACGCCCACAACACCCTCTTCAACCTGGTCTCGGTGCTCACCAACCAGGAGATCAACCTGCTCGGCATCATGACCGAGGCCATCCACACCCCCTTCGCCTCGGACCGTCACCTGGCCCTCCAGAACGCGGACTACGTCTTCAACTACGCCCGCAACATGGGCGCGGATCTGGACTGGAAGCCCGACGGCATCGTCGCGACCCGTGCGCGCCTGGTGCTCGACCAGGCCGTGGAGCTGCTCGAGAAGGTCGAAGGCATGGGCCTGGTCGAGGCCATCGGCAAGGGCGAGTTCGCCGACGTCAAGCGCGCCCCCGACGGTGGTAAGGGCCTCGCCGGCGTCTTCGAGCACGGCAAGGACTACTTCAACCCCTTCATGACCCGACTCGAGGCCATCAACGGCGTCGCCCGGGCGACGGTCTAGGAGAAGCCGGAAATGACGACGAACACCTATCCCAAGGAAGCCAACCTCAAGAATCTCAAGCCCTACGGCGACACCATGGACGACGGCAAGGTGCAGCTGAGCTTCACCCTGCCCGTGCCCGCGGGCCCCGAGGCCTACGAGGCCGCCAAGCGTCTGCTGCTTCAGATGGGCATGCAGGACCCGGCGGTGGTCTCGATGCAGGCCGTGGGCTCGACCATGAGCTACTTCATCATGTACGCCGCCTGCGTGCGGGGGGTGGACTACACGACCATCCACGTGCCGCGTTCGGAGTACGAGGCCATGGATATGGCGGCGATCGACGCGCTGATCGAGAAGGAATTTGGCCGTGAGATCACGGTGATCGGCGCCTGCACCGGCACCGACGCCCACACGGTCGGCATCGACGCCATCATGAACATGAAGGGTTACAACGGCCACTACGGCCTCGAGCGCTACAAGATGGTCAACGCCATCAACATGGGCGCTCAGGTGCCCAACGAGGTGCTGGTGGCCAAGGCCCTCGAAGTCAACGCCGACGCCATCCTCGTCTCGCAGGTCGTCACCCAGAAGAACCTGCACATCATGACCCTCACCAACCTGGTCGAGGTGCTTGAGGCCGAAGGGGTGCGCAACCGCTTCGTGGTGGCGGTGGGTGGTCCCCGCATCACCCATGACCTCGCCACCGAGCTCGGCTTCGACGCGGGCTTCGGCGTGGGCAACTACGCCGAGGACGTGGCCGCCTTCGTCGTCCAGGAGATGATGCGCCGCCGCGACGCCGCCAAGTAAACCCGTCCCCGAAATGGAAGGCGCCCGAGCCGGAATGGCTCGGGCGCCTTCTTGGTTGAGGGGCCGCTCGCGAGCGGGGGCTTAGACGAAGAACGCCTCGCGTCGGACGTGCTCGGGCAGCATGGCCAGGTCGAATGAGGCGACCTGGGAGGTCGTGTGCGCATCCCAGCCGAGGGCCTGGAACTCGGGGGTCATGTCGCTGGTGGCCTTGGCGATGTGAGGCGCGAGCGCCCGGGCGACCGCAAGGCCCGTAGGACCGACCGCCATCCGGTTGAAGGCGATGTGGCCGATCTCGTCGATGAGGATCTCGCTAAGGCGGGCCTGCATGGTGTCGCGGAGGGCCGGCGCCTTGGCGAAGACCTCGCCCACTCGATTGAGCATCCAGTTGAAGGTGAAGACCCCGGCGATCTCAGAAGCGAGCAGGATGGGGTGGAAGATCGCCTTGGGGGAGTAGGCGAGCGTGCCGATGAGGACCTTGAGGGCGAGCGGCGGGCGCCAAGCCTGGCTTGGGGCCGGCAGGCCGAATTGCCGCGCGGCGCCGACGAGGATGCGGGTGTGGTAGGTCTCTTCCTGGGAGATGACGCGCTCGACCCGATCGAACAGAGCACCCCCGTTGCGCTTGCCGTGCCGCTTTTGCGAGACGACCTCGACACCGTAGGCTTCGCCGGCGTTCACCTTGACGAAGGCGAGCAGTGCCAGCTCGGCAGCACTCGCCTCGGTGGCGGGGTCGTAGCGAACGTAGTTGCGCTCGAGCAAGTCGGCCTGGGCGCCTTCGTAGTGGGCATTCCAATCGAGGGTCGAGGCGAGCCAGGCCTCGCGGTGGGGATAGGCCTGAGTGGGGTCGATGCTGCCGTTGCGGCGGTCCAGAAAGGCGAGGTAGGCGCTGAGGTCGTCCTCCTGGGGCCGTTCGGCGACCGGCGCGTAGAAGCTCGCGCGGGGCATGAGGTTCAGCATGGCGATCCCTTTCGTGATGAGAGACGCAATCTCTTGCTTACTACCACGAAAGGAGGAGCGGTTGCCAGGAGGCCGGATCGAAAAACTCTGCTCGCTTGAGCGAAGCTCGCGCGAGAGGGCGTCCTTAGACCTTAGAGGGCGAAGGCTGCGAGGGTGCTTTGCTGCTGGGTGGGATGAAAGCCGAGGACGAACTTCGCGAAGGTGGGGTACCGCTCGGGCTTGAAGCCGAAGGTCTTCATCTCGTCGAGCGCTTGCTGGCCCGTATAGCCGTCGTGAGCAATACGGTAGGCCGCGACCATCATGCCGGTGCGATCGCGCCCGTGCCGGCAATGGATGTAGACCGGCTGCTCCTCGCTGGCCGTTGCCAGCTGGAGCCACTGCTGGACCATGGCCTGAGGCACGTCGACCTTGAAGGGGATGGCGATGTTGACGAACTTGATCCCGAGCTTGGCGGCGACTTCCTTCTCGTGGGCCACCAGGGCGCGCTCCTGAGCGTCGCCCCCGCCCCCCATCAGGTTGACGTCGGTCTTGATGCCGAGGCGCTTGAGGCCCGCCATGTCCTCGTCGGTCGGAATCCCGCCCCGGTACAACCCCGCGTTGACGCGGGTGAAGTTCTCCATGGGCAGCGATGGGGTCGTGTCCTTCTGCTTGGCCGCGATCCCCATGGTGTCGGGTGATGCCGGGCGTGGACCGACGTAGCTCCCGCAGCCCGTCAGGACGAGCGCGAACAGGAGCAAAGAGCGATTGAGCGTCAGGCGCATCGGGAGGCCTCCAAGCAAAGGGTGCTCTGAGATCATCGGAGAGATGGGAGCGATCCTTCTTAAGGAGCGGCTAAATTTTAGGAGAGATTGGGGATTCGTTGGGGCCTGTGGGGGAGCTGGCAACGTAGCGAGCGCGCCCGGCGCCGAGTCCCGTGAGGAGGGCGGCGAGGCCGATCAGGACGAAGAGGCCGCCGGCTGCCTGCCAGCTGCCGGTGGCGGCGTGGAGGTAGCCGGTGGCGAACGGCCCGAGCGAGGCCAACGCGTAGCCGACGGCCTGCGACATGCTCGAAAGCTCGGAGGCGGTTTGAGGATCAGGCGTGCGAAGGACGATCAGGGCCAGGGCGATGCTGAAGCTGCCGCCTTGTCCGAGGCCCAACAGGACGCTCCAGAGCCAGACGGTGCCGAGCGGGGCGTAGAGGATGCCCATCAGGCCGCTGATGGTCAAGGAGAGGAGCAAGGCGATCGCCAAGCGCTGGTCGCGGCCGCGGGTGGCCAGGTAGGGCGAGAGCAGGGCGGTGACGACCTGGGTCATGACGGAGGTCGAGAGGACCAGCCCCGCTTGAAGGGGTGGGAGGCCGCGTGCGATGAGGATCGAGGGTAGCCACCCGAACACGATGTAGGCCAGCGAGGATTGGAAGCCCATGAAGGTGGTGACTTGCCAAGCGAGTGGATCGCGCCAGAGTCCCGGCCCTCGCGCGGCATGGTGCCGCGCGATCGGGGGAACGCGCAACTGCGGCAGCCAGAGCGCCGCCGCCAGCACCGCCGGAAGGGCCCAGAAGCCCAGGGCAGGGTGCCAGTCGCCGCCGAAGTGCTGTTCGAGTGGGACGGCCAGGCCCGCGGCGAGCGAGGCGCCGAGGCAGAGGGCCATGGTGTAGACGCCGGTCATGGCGCCGGCCGCGGTCGGGAAGTCTCGCTTCACGATGCCGGGCAACAGGACGCCGATGATTCCGATGCTCGCCCCTGCCAGCAGGGTGCCCGCGAAGAGGCCGGGGATGCCGAAGTGGGTTCGCAGTCCGACCCCCGCTGCGAGCAGGAGCAAGAAGACGAAGATCACGCGCTCGCCTCCGAAGCGGCGCCCGAGCATCGGGGCGATCGGGGCGAAGAGGCCCAGGCACAAGACCGGGGCCGTCGTGAGCAGCGAGATGAGTCCGGGCGAAAGGCCCACACCGGCCCGGATGTCGCCCAGGACCGGGGCGACGCTCGAGAGGGCGGGCCGAA
This genomic window from bacterium contains:
- the speB gene encoding agmatinase, which encodes MQATTDLETSFYGLPPEQCDYATARAAIFGTPFEGAVSYGSGTSQGPSAVLEASQQVELFDHEAGWSPCEVGIATIEPETLDTPLASFEAVKSTIDRVLPKLLEDGKFPVLIGGDHSVMPPVIPHYMAKYPTLGVFQIDAHADLRDQYDDNPNSHACAMRRAHDYPIVHSVGVGIRNISAEEWEWYKDQSNITMVWGGSRMVTEEAWKAEIRAAIAKLPQHVYLTIDVDGLDPSIMPSTGTPEPGGLSWQQTCFALTELFATRTVVGMDVNELAPIETLHGPDFLVAKLIYKAIGYKFKG
- a CDS encoding HU family DNA-binding protein, with protein sequence MNKDDLVQAVSERAHSSRKTAEAVVNAALEAIGEALVRDEKVTIIGFGTFAVRERAEREGRNPRTGETIKIPPRATPTFLPGKALKDRIEGG
- a CDS encoding D-lysine 5,6-aminomutase subunit alpha, producing the protein MHIAIDTQKVAYARELAQRIAKPMLDYFGTHSTLSTERAALRLFGVDGVDEDEVPWPNRAVEALKEQGLLERGACYWLGFACLLTGLPPQEAAIAIAKGEIDFTAPLDPREVEAWTDAKAKVLLDELLEERRDRRVNKREHYGMGGKPWKYLIVATGNIFEDVPQAVAAARAGADIIAVIRSTGQSLIDFVPYGTTTEGTGGTYATGANFKLMREALDEVGEELGRYIMLTNYASGLCMPEISVLAAQHGLDMLLNDAMYGILFRDINIFRTLLDQYFSRLINAASGIIINTGEDNYLTTADAFEQGHTVLASQFINERFALAAGMTPDLMGLGHAFEMNPKTPDGLSYEIAMAQLVRQVFPEAPLKYMPPTKHITGDIFQAYAHNTLFNLVSVLTNQEINLLGIMTEAIHTPFASDRHLALQNADYVFNYARNMGADLDWKPDGIVATRARLVLDQAVELLEKVEGMGLVEAIGKGEFADVKRAPDGGKGLAGVFEHGKDYFNPFMTRLEAINGVARATV
- a CDS encoding cobalamin-dependent protein (Presence of a B(12) (cobalamin)-binding domain implies dependence on cobalamin itself, in one of its several forms, or in some unusual lineages, dependence on a cobalamin-like analog.), encoding MTTNTYPKEANLKNLKPYGDTMDDGKVQLSFTLPVPAGPEAYEAAKRLLLQMGMQDPAVVSMQAVGSTMSYFIMYAACVRGVDYTTIHVPRSEYEAMDMAAIDALIEKEFGREITVIGACTGTDAHTVGIDAIMNMKGYNGHYGLERYKMVNAINMGAQVPNEVLVAKALEVNADAILVSQVVTQKNLHIMTLTNLVEVLEAEGVRNRFVVAVGGPRITHDLATELGFDAGFGVGNYAEDVAAFVVQEMMRRRDAAK
- a CDS encoding tyrosine-protein phosphatase, with protein sequence MRLTLNRSLLLFALVLTGCGSYVGPRPASPDTMGIAAKQKDTTPSLPMENFTRVNAGLYRGGIPTDEDMAGLKRLGIKTDVNLMGGGGDAQERALVAHEKEVAAKLGIKFVNIAIPFKVDVPQAMVQQWLQLATASEEQPVYIHCRHGRDRTGMMVAAYRIAHDGYTGQQALDEMKTFGFKPERYPTFAKFVLGFHPTQQQSTLAAFAL
- a CDS encoding CynX/NimT family MFS transporter translates to MSFCTRATHQEGLAKVSSCGGSPTRNGSCVNHRPANPALLLAGLILVGINLRPALSSVAPVLGDIRAGVGLSPGLISLLTTAPVLCLGLFAPIAPMLGRRFGGERVIFVFLLLLAAGVGLRTHFGIPGLFAGTLLAGASIGIIGVLLPGIVKRDFPTAAGAMTGVYTMALCLGASLAAGLAVPLEQHFGGDWHPALGFWALPAVLAAALWLPQLRVPPIARHHAARGPGLWRDPLAWQVTTFMGFQSSLAYIVFGWLPSILIARGLPPLQAGLVLSTSVMTQVVTALLSPYLATRGRDQRLAIALLLSLTISGLMGILYAPLGTVWLWSVLLGLGQGGSFSIALALIVLRTPDPQTASELSSMSQAVGYALASLGPFATGYLHAATGSWQAAGGLFVLIGLAALLTGLGAGRARYVASSPTGPNESPISPKI